The proteins below are encoded in one region of Nitrospira sp.:
- a CDS encoding protein HflC, which translates to MTFKGAVTAILIVVVLLFLFGASPLYVVDITQSAIVVELGKPVRTIVEPGLYFKTPFIQEVTYFDKRLLDYDSAPQDVITQDKKTLVIDNFAKWRITDPLKVYQAFQSQDGALRRLDDIIYSELRVELGRHVLSEIVSQTRTEIMHLVTERANEKASSYGINIQDVRIKRADLPEQNEKNVFGRMQAERERQAKQYRAEGAEEAQKIKSEAERDREILLADAYKTAEQLRGEGDAAAFKIYAKAYTQNPKFFELARTMEAYRKSLTKDTTLVLTPDSEFLRYLKQR; encoded by the coding sequence ATGACCTTCAAGGGTGCCGTCACAGCGATACTGATCGTCGTGGTGCTGCTGTTTCTATTCGGCGCTTCGCCGCTCTACGTAGTCGACATCACACAAAGTGCAATCGTCGTCGAGTTGGGAAAACCGGTCCGCACGATCGTAGAACCAGGCCTGTACTTCAAGACACCCTTTATTCAGGAAGTGACCTACTTCGATAAGCGGCTGCTCGACTACGATTCGGCGCCCCAGGATGTCATTACGCAAGACAAGAAAACGCTCGTCATCGACAATTTCGCAAAATGGCGGATTACCGATCCGTTGAAAGTCTATCAAGCCTTTCAATCCCAGGATGGCGCGCTTCGGCGGCTCGACGATATTATTTACTCCGAGCTTCGTGTGGAGCTTGGCCGGCACGTCCTCTCTGAAATCGTCTCTCAAACCCGCACCGAAATCATGCACCTCGTGACCGAACGCGCCAATGAGAAAGCGTCATCCTACGGAATCAACATACAGGACGTTCGGATCAAGCGCGCGGATCTCCCGGAACAAAACGAAAAGAACGTGTTCGGGCGCATGCAGGCCGAGCGGGAGCGGCAAGCCAAGCAGTACCGCGCCGAAGGAGCGGAAGAAGCGCAAAAGATCAAGTCAGAGGCCGAGCGGGACCGTGAAATTCTCCTGGCAGATGCCTACAAGACGGCTGAGCAGCTGCGCGGGGAGGGAGACGCCGCGGCATTCAAAATCTATGCGAAAGCATATACGCAAAATCCAAAGTTTTTCGAGCTAGCCCGCACGATGGAAGCCTACCGGAAAAGCCTTACAAAGGATACCACGCTGGTACTGACACCGGATTCGGAGTTTCTTCGTTACCTCAAGCAACGCTAA
- the fhs1 gene encoding formate--tetrahydrofolate ligase 1, with translation MSDQHKSMHEVAGFLGLDQQDWIPYGLGRAKLRLDVLEHVRPRPSARYVLVTAINPTPLGEGKTTTSIGLAMGLCRLGHRAVPTLRQPSIGPVFGIKGGGAGGGRAQLFPMSDVNLHLTGDAHAVAAAHNLLAAFVDNHIFHGNDLGIVADSITWPRAMAVSDRALRHVQIAMDRAPLGRSGEFVITEASEVMAILALAKDGNDLQRRLERIMIGLGGDRKPVSAADLRCAGAMAALLQEALMPNLVQTSEGTPALVHAGPFGNIAHGNCSILADAMALRYADYVVTEAGFGSDLGAEKFFNIKCRVSGLVPRVAVLVVTLRALKLHGGGGTVKSGHPLPAGLVGPNPEALERGMENMQQHLANVRAHGIPVVAAINAFRDDPPDELEWVRTKALAGGACAAAVATHFMDGGRGAETLAKVVVEACEQPSSFTALYRDTDSIKQKIELIATRIYGAEAVRYEAEAERQIETATALGFGSLPICMAKTPLSLSHDASLLGRPRGFTVPIKELRILAGAGFLTAVCSGMQLMPGLPKRPAGERIGVDPQTGEIHGLF, from the coding sequence ATGTCCGATCAGCACAAGTCTATGCATGAGGTGGCGGGTTTTCTAGGGCTCGATCAACAAGATTGGATCCCGTATGGATTGGGTCGTGCCAAACTCCGCTTGGATGTTCTCGAACATGTGCGTCCTCGACCGTCTGCCCGGTATGTGCTGGTCACGGCGATCAATCCGACTCCCCTGGGCGAAGGAAAAACGACGACGTCGATCGGGTTGGCCATGGGACTCTGCCGGCTCGGACATCGTGCGGTGCCGACTCTACGACAGCCGTCTATTGGGCCGGTGTTTGGGATCAAAGGGGGTGGGGCTGGGGGTGGGCGGGCGCAACTCTTTCCCATGTCTGATGTCAATCTGCATCTGACCGGAGATGCACATGCTGTCGCGGCCGCCCACAATCTGCTCGCCGCATTTGTCGACAATCACATCTTTCACGGAAACGATCTGGGAATAGTGGCCGACTCGATTACCTGGCCGCGAGCCATGGCGGTCAGCGATCGCGCGCTCCGGCACGTTCAAATCGCGATGGATCGCGCCCCGCTCGGACGCTCCGGAGAATTCGTGATTACGGAAGCCTCGGAGGTCATGGCCATTCTGGCGCTGGCAAAGGATGGGAATGACCTTCAGCGCCGTCTCGAGCGCATCATGATCGGTTTGGGCGGCGACCGAAAACCGGTATCCGCGGCCGATCTTCGGTGCGCGGGAGCAATGGCCGCCCTCCTTCAAGAGGCGCTGATGCCCAATCTGGTGCAGACCAGCGAGGGTACGCCGGCTCTCGTCCATGCCGGCCCGTTTGGCAATATTGCTCACGGCAACTGTTCGATCCTGGCCGATGCCATGGCGCTGCGCTATGCGGACTACGTCGTGACGGAAGCCGGTTTTGGGAGTGATCTCGGAGCGGAGAAGTTCTTCAACATTAAATGTCGTGTATCTGGACTGGTACCGAGGGTGGCGGTGCTTGTGGTCACACTTCGAGCTCTCAAACTGCACGGCGGCGGCGGGACGGTGAAGAGCGGACACCCGTTACCAGCCGGCCTCGTAGGGCCGAATCCAGAAGCGCTGGAGCGAGGTATGGAAAACATGCAGCAGCACCTCGCTAACGTGCGGGCGCATGGGATACCGGTGGTGGCGGCGATCAACGCGTTTCGCGACGATCCGCCGGATGAACTTGAGTGGGTCCGGACCAAAGCGCTTGCCGGGGGGGCCTGTGCGGCGGCTGTGGCGACACACTTTATGGACGGAGGACGTGGGGCCGAGACGCTGGCGAAAGTGGTGGTGGAGGCCTGCGAGCAGCCGTCTTCATTCACCGCATTATATCGAGATACCGACTCGATCAAGCAGAAGATTGAACTGATCGCGACTCGGATTTACGGGGCCGAGGCGGTGCGGTACGAAGCGGAGGCGGAACGCCAGATTGAAACGGCGACAGCGTTGGGATTCGGCTCGCTGCCGATTTGTATGGCGAAGACGCCCTTGTCATTGTCTCACGATGCGTCTCTCTTAGGGCGTCCACGTGGTTTTACCGTGCCGATCAAGGAATTGCGTATCCTGGCCGGAGCAGGCTTTCTCACTGCGGTATGTTCAGGCATGCAGTTGATGCCTGGCTTACCCAAGCGGCCGGCAGGCGAACGGATTGGGGTCGATCCTCAGACGGGGGAGATCCACGGGCTCTTTTAA
- a CDS encoding peptidase M24, translated as MPTMNSTQDQGDNYTVVIFRGSTAKPLRFNFPRKFIQKALIVGLCFLVVDLVIVSHYVIRTSEVSELSAFRSEALTARTQTAAFSSAVDDLKRRLMAMKEVNQRLRVMLGIEEVKPGDLSNGQGGDADPQGEVSESGADEVTIGEDGRQASNDPSVSSSAWGPEPALPAAVRDDSAHQQLVIRVKQEIAWLTAEAQVQEKTLEELSQAAEQRSSRWASTPSIWPVRGWVTSGFGPRVSPFTEKPAWHDGLDIGAAPNAPVQAPASGRVTLVSYDSKMGNMVRVDHGYSVETVYGHLAKALVKEGQRIKRGDVIALVGSTGLSTGPHLHYMVKVRGQAIDPHKYILE; from the coding sequence ATGCCAACCATGAATTCGACTCAAGACCAGGGTGACAATTACACAGTCGTGATCTTCCGTGGATCCACGGCCAAGCCACTGCGATTTAATTTTCCCAGGAAGTTCATTCAGAAGGCGCTGATCGTCGGCTTGTGTTTTCTGGTCGTCGACTTGGTCATCGTGTCTCACTATGTGATCCGGACGAGCGAAGTATCTGAGTTGTCGGCCTTCCGCTCTGAAGCACTGACGGCGCGGACGCAAACGGCTGCCTTTTCTTCAGCCGTGGACGATTTGAAGCGTCGTCTCATGGCCATGAAGGAGGTCAACCAGCGATTGCGGGTGATGTTGGGGATCGAAGAAGTGAAGCCGGGCGACCTATCAAATGGGCAGGGTGGCGACGCGGATCCTCAGGGTGAGGTATCGGAGTCGGGCGCTGACGAAGTGACGATAGGCGAAGACGGGCGACAGGCCTCCAATGATCCTAGCGTTTCTAGCTCCGCCTGGGGCCCGGAGCCAGCTCTTCCCGCGGCTGTCAGAGACGATTCGGCCCATCAGCAGTTGGTAATCCGTGTTAAGCAGGAGATCGCGTGGTTGACCGCAGAAGCTCAGGTACAGGAAAAGACCCTCGAAGAACTTTCTCAGGCCGCAGAGCAGAGATCGAGCCGATGGGCTTCAACTCCTTCCATCTGGCCGGTGCGTGGGTGGGTGACCTCAGGTTTTGGGCCGCGTGTGTCCCCCTTCACTGAGAAGCCGGCTTGGCACGATGGATTGGATATCGGCGCGGCTCCTAATGCGCCAGTACAAGCTCCCGCCAGTGGCCGTGTGACCCTGGTGAGTTACGACTCGAAGATGGGCAACATGGTTCGAGTCGACCATGGGTACAGCGTAGAGACCGTCTATGGGCACCTGGCCAAGGCATTGGTCAAGGAGGGGCAGCGTATCAAGCGGGGGGACGTGATCGCTTTGGTAGGCAGCACGGGTCTCTCGACGGGTCCACACCTCCATTACATGGTCAAGGTCCGCGGTCAGGCGATCGATCCGCACAAGTACATCCTCGAATAA